The proteins below are encoded in one region of Amorphus orientalis:
- the dapA gene encoding 4-hydroxy-tetrahydrodipicolinate synthase, with protein sequence MFQGSITALITPVRDGAVDEKAFQDVVEWQIAEGSHGLVPVGTTGESPTLTHAEHKRVVTLCIEASAGRVPIIAGAGSNNTAEAIELARHAEEAGANALLVVTPYYNKPNQEGLYQHFKAIDAAVGIPIFIYNIPGRSVIDMSPETMARLFKDCRNIVGVKDATANMVKVSLQRELVGKDFIQLSGEDATALGFNAHGGRGCISVTANVAPKLCSEFQSACLAGDYGKALELQDRLMPLHQALFLEPNPTGTKYALSVLGRCANELRLPLVPVAKQTEEAIDAAMAHAGLI encoded by the coding sequence ATGTTTCAAGGATCCATCACTGCTCTGATCACACCGGTTCGGGACGGAGCCGTCGACGAGAAAGCGTTCCAGGACGTGGTCGAGTGGCAGATTGCCGAAGGATCCCACGGTCTGGTTCCTGTCGGAACCACGGGCGAATCGCCGACGCTCACCCACGCGGAGCACAAGCGGGTCGTGACCCTGTGCATCGAGGCGTCGGCCGGGCGCGTTCCGATCATCGCCGGGGCCGGCTCCAACAACACGGCCGAGGCGATCGAACTCGCCCGCCATGCGGAAGAGGCGGGCGCCAACGCGCTTCTGGTCGTCACGCCCTATTACAACAAGCCGAACCAGGAAGGCCTCTACCAGCACTTCAAGGCGATCGACGCTGCCGTCGGCATCCCGATCTTCATCTATAATATCCCCGGCCGGTCGGTGATCGACATGAGCCCGGAGACCATGGCGCGCCTGTTCAAGGACTGCCGCAACATCGTCGGCGTGAAGGACGCGACCGCCAACATGGTCAAGGTGAGCCTGCAGCGCGAGCTGGTCGGCAAGGACTTCATCCAGCTGTCGGGCGAGGACGCCACCGCGCTCGGCTTCAACGCGCACGGCGGGCGCGGCTGCATCTCGGTGACGGCGAACGTCGCGCCGAAGCTGTGCTCCGAGTTCCAGTCCGCCTGCCTTGCCGGCGACTACGGCAAGGCGCTGGAGCTGCAGGACCGTCTGATGCCGCTGCACCAGGCGCTCTTCCTTGAACCGAACCCGACCGGGACCAAATACGCCCTCTCGGTCCTCGGCCGCTGCGCCAACGAGTTGAGGCTGCCGCTCGTGCCGGTGGCGAAGCAGACGGAAGAGGCCATCGACGCCGCAATGGCCCACGCCGGCCTGATCTGA
- the smpB gene encoding SsrA-binding protein SmpB, which yields MNSPKKGHDPKTRPVAENRKARFNYEITETLEAGIELQGTEVKSLRQGRSNISESYAAEYGGELFLYNAYIPEYLQANRFNHETRRPRKLLLHKREIARLAGATQKEGMTIVPLRVYFNQRGIAKVTIGLARGKKTHDKRETEKERSWNREKARLLREKG from the coding sequence ATGAACAGCCCGAAGAAGGGGCACGACCCGAAGACGCGCCCCGTCGCGGAAAACCGGAAGGCTCGGTTCAACTACGAGATCACCGAGACGCTGGAAGCGGGTATCGAACTGCAGGGAACCGAGGTGAAGTCGCTTCGCCAGGGGCGGAGCAACATCTCCGAGTCCTACGCGGCGGAGTATGGCGGCGAGCTGTTTCTCTACAACGCCTACATCCCGGAATATCTTCAGGCCAACCGGTTCAATCACGAGACAAGGCGGCCGCGGAAGCTGCTCTTGCACAAGCGCGAGATCGCCCGGCTTGCCGGCGCGACCCAGAAGGAGGGCATGACGATCGTGCCGCTCCGCGTCTACTTCAACCAGCGCGGCATCGCCAAGGTGACGATCGGTCTGGCGCGCGGCAAGAAGACCCACGACAAGCGCGAGACCGAGAAGGAACGCAGCTGGAACCGGGAGAAGGCCCGGCTCCTGCGCGAAAAGGGCTGA
- a CDS encoding carbohydrate kinase family protein, translated as MIVTCGEAVVDFLPEPDADGRPLFRPVLGGSLYNVALGLGRLGVPAAYFWELSTDPFGTWLASELEASGASLAHTTRGDRPSTLAFVDLSGDEPHFQIIDAGQTMSTLDPAGLGPLPPSARLFHTGSAILALEPGGTAIERFVHETAKTVPVSLDFNVRPPSIRDLDGYKARLDRLVGSATIVKASAADLAVLEPDMEPDAILARWRTQGVPLGIVTLGGGGAIAATADHWIRLPAETVTLKDPVGAGDAFMTGLFARLWERNALDRTALGALGEADLTDAIAYAQKVAGFVCRHAGAVFPWRADLEANDPTAAAPGD; from the coding sequence ATGATCGTTACCTGCGGCGAGGCCGTGGTCGACTTCCTGCCGGAGCCGGATGCGGACGGGCGCCCCCTGTTCCGGCCCGTGCTCGGCGGTTCCCTCTATAATGTGGCCCTCGGCCTCGGCCGGCTCGGCGTTCCGGCGGCCTATTTCTGGGAGCTGTCCACCGACCCGTTCGGCACCTGGCTCGCGAGCGAACTGGAAGCCTCCGGCGCCAGCCTCGCCCATACGACGCGGGGCGACCGGCCGAGCACGCTGGCCTTCGTGGATCTGTCCGGCGACGAGCCCCACTTCCAGATCATCGACGCCGGCCAGACCATGTCGACCCTCGATCCGGCCGGGCTCGGCCCCCTCCCCCCGTCGGCCCGCCTGTTTCATACCGGGTCGGCGATCCTCGCGCTGGAGCCCGGCGGCACCGCGATCGAGCGGTTCGTGCACGAGACGGCGAAGACGGTCCCCGTCTCGCTCGACTTCAATGTCCGTCCGCCCAGCATCCGCGATCTCGACGGCTACAAGGCGCGGCTGGACCGGCTTGTCGGATCGGCGACCATCGTGAAGGCGAGTGCGGCCGATCTCGCCGTGCTCGAACCGGACATGGAGCCGGACGCGATCCTCGCACGGTGGCGGACCCAGGGCGTGCCGCTCGGCATCGTGACGCTCGGCGGTGGTGGCGCCATCGCCGCGACGGCGGACCACTGGATCCGGCTGCCGGCGGAGACCGTCACACTCAAGGACCCGGTCGGCGCCGGAGACGCGTTCATGACCGGGCTGTTTGCACGGCTGTGGGAGCGCAACGCGCTCGACCGCACCGCTCTCGGGGCGCTTGGCGAAGCGGATCTGACCGATGCTATAGCCTACGCCCAGAAGGTCGCGGGCTTCGTCTGCCGGCATGCCGGTGCCGTGTTTCCCTGGCGCGCCGATCTTGAGGCCAACGATCCCACCGCGGCAGCACCCGGCGACTGA
- the paaX gene encoding phenylacetic acid degradation operon negative regulatory protein PaaX produces the protein MSVHEPAAALSPLIAAFHARSPIRAWSLIVTIYGDAVVPRGGELWLGTLSAILEPMGIDDRLVRTAMSRLASEGWLERTRIGRKSYYRLSENGQRAFADATRRIYFAAPQSWKGDWRIAVLTATGEIRAAQRDMLREQGFGQLSPTVFLAPATAAGDLFSGNTAAYSGIVWLDASGSSGDALLLAGEAFNLSAVADGYRRFLAQFYEFEATCAASGNLSDLDRLLARILLIHEFRRLVLRDPLLPDALLPSDWPGHAARALAARLYGYLVEGSERWLDHHAERSDGALPPPDETFSKRFHDLIADQDDAAE, from the coding sequence ATGTCCGTACACGAGCCCGCCGCAGCCCTTTCCCCGCTGATCGCAGCCTTCCACGCGCGCTCGCCCATCCGCGCGTGGTCCCTGATCGTGACCATCTACGGGGATGCGGTGGTTCCGCGCGGCGGCGAGCTGTGGCTCGGGACGCTGTCGGCGATCCTGGAGCCGATGGGCATCGATGACCGGCTGGTCCGCACGGCCATGTCGCGCCTGGCCAGCGAAGGCTGGCTCGAGCGGACCCGGATCGGGCGCAAGAGCTACTACCGGCTTTCCGAAAACGGCCAGCGCGCCTTCGCCGATGCCACACGCCGGATCTATTTCGCCGCTCCGCAGAGCTGGAAGGGCGACTGGCGGATCGCGGTCCTCACGGCGACCGGCGAGATCCGCGCGGCCCAGCGCGACATGCTTCGCGAGCAGGGCTTCGGCCAGCTGTCGCCGACGGTGTTCCTGGCACCGGCGACCGCCGCCGGCGATCTCTTCTCCGGCAACACTGCGGCCTATTCCGGCATCGTCTGGCTGGACGCTTCGGGAAGCTCGGGCGACGCGCTGCTGCTGGCGGGCGAGGCCTTCAACCTCTCCGCGGTCGCCGATGGCTATCGGCGGTTTCTGGCCCAGTTCTATGAGTTCGAGGCGACGTGTGCCGCCTCCGGCAACCTCAGTGACCTCGACCGGCTCCTGGCCCGCATCCTGCTGATCCACGAATTCCGTCGCCTGGTGTTGCGCGATCCGCTGTTGCCGGATGCGCTGCTCCCGTCCGACTGGCCCGGCCATGCTGCCCGGGCGCTTGCGGCCCGGCTCTACGGATATCTCGTCGAAGGCTCGGAGCGCTGGCTGGATCATCACGCGGAGCGCTCGGACGGCGCTCTGCCTCCTCCTGACGAGACGTTTTCGAAGCGTTTTCATGATCTTATAGCCGACCAGGACGACGCCGCGGAGTAG
- the paaA gene encoding 1,2-phenylacetyl-CoA epoxidase subunit PaaA: MYTQALNNLEIETGTDDEREARFQQRVDDEERIEPNDWMPEGYRKTLVRQIAQHAHSEIVGMLPEGNWITRAPSLRRKAALLAKVQDEGGHGLYLYAAAETLGKSREEMVDELLSGKAKYSSIFNYPTLTWADIGAIGWLVDGAAIMNQIPLCRCSYGPYSRAMIRVCKEESFHQRQGYELMLSLANGTPEQKEMAQDALNRWWWPSLMMFGPPDGDSVHSGKSMAWKIKRFSNDDLRQKFIDATVPQAHYLGLEIPDPDLKFNEETGHWDIGEIDWTEFQNVVAGNGPCNRQRIKQRRAAHENGAWVREAAVAFAEKRRARKAAAAEAKQAA, from the coding sequence ATGTACACGCAGGCTCTGAACAATCTCGAGATCGAGACGGGGACCGACGACGAGCGCGAGGCCCGGTTTCAGCAGCGTGTCGATGACGAAGAGCGCATCGAGCCGAACGACTGGATGCCGGAAGGCTACCGCAAGACGCTGGTCCGACAGATCGCCCAGCACGCCCATTCGGAAATCGTCGGCATGCTGCCGGAAGGCAACTGGATCACCCGCGCGCCGTCGCTGCGCCGCAAGGCGGCCCTTCTGGCCAAGGTCCAGGACGAGGGCGGTCACGGCCTCTATCTCTACGCGGCTGCCGAGACCCTCGGAAAGAGCCGCGAGGAGATGGTCGACGAGCTTCTGTCCGGCAAGGCCAAATATTCCTCGATCTTCAATTACCCGACGCTCACCTGGGCGGACATCGGTGCCATCGGCTGGCTGGTCGATGGCGCGGCGATCATGAACCAGATCCCGCTGTGCCGCTGTTCCTACGGGCCGTATTCCCGCGCGATGATCCGCGTGTGCAAGGAAGAGAGCTTCCATCAGCGGCAGGGCTACGAACTGATGCTGTCGCTCGCCAACGGGACGCCGGAACAGAAGGAAATGGCGCAGGACGCGCTGAACCGCTGGTGGTGGCCGTCGCTGATGATGTTCGGTCCGCCGGACGGCGATTCCGTTCACTCCGGCAAGTCGATGGCCTGGAAGATCAAGCGCTTTTCCAACGACGACCTGCGTCAGAAGTTCATCGACGCGACCGTGCCGCAGGCCCACTATCTCGGGCTTGAGATCCCGGATCCGGACCTCAAGTTCAACGAGGAAACGGGGCACTGGGACATCGGCGAGATCGACTGGACCGAGTTCCAGAACGTCGTCGCCGGCAACGGTCCGTGCAACCGTCAGCGCATCAAGCAGCGCCGGGCGGCCCACGAGAACGGCGCCTGGGTTCGGGAAGCCGCGGTTGCCTTCGCCGAGAAGCGCCGCGCCCGCAAGGCTGCCGCTGCCGAGGCGAAGCAGGCCGCCTGA
- the paaB gene encoding 1,2-phenylacetyl-CoA epoxidase subunit PaaB produces the protein MTEKKIPLWEVFIRSRNGMAHRHVGSVHAADAEMALQAARDVYTRRNEGLSIWVVPSADIVASDPDDKGMLFEPTGSKVYRHPTFYEIPEEVGNM, from the coding sequence ATGACCGAGAAGAAGATTCCGCTCTGGGAAGTGTTCATCCGCTCCCGCAATGGCATGGCGCATCGCCACGTCGGTTCGGTGCACGCGGCGGATGCAGAAATGGCCCTGCAGGCCGCCCGTGACGTCTACACCCGCCGCAACGAGGGCCTGTCCATCTGGGTGGTGCCGTCCGCGGACATCGTCGCGTCCGATCCCGACGACAAGGGCATGCTGTTCGAGCCGACCGGGTCGAAGGTCTATCGCCATCCGACCTTCTACGAGATCCCCGAGGAAGTCGGGAACATGTAA
- the paaC gene encoding 1,2-phenylacetyl-CoA epoxidase subunit PaaC, which produces MTTLHLDDTPPLVLYTLRLADNALVLGHRISEWCGHAPMLEEDIALTNVALDLIGQARALYTYAGEAEGAGRDEDQFAYLRDAEGFRNVLLVEQPNGDFAVTILRQFLYSAFMLPYWRKLMASKDETLAAIAAKAEKEVAYHVRHSAEWVIRLGDGTPESQERLKDALADLWMFTGEMFEVDDADRALIERGIAVDPADIRPEWEKTVDEIFAEAGLTRPEDGWMQTGGRGGQHTEHLGHMLSELQFLQRAYPGATW; this is translated from the coding sequence ATGACGACGCTTCACCTCGATGACACGCCGCCGCTCGTTCTCTACACGCTGCGGCTGGCCGACAACGCCCTGGTCCTCGGCCATCGCATCTCCGAATGGTGCGGCCACGCGCCGATGCTGGAAGAGGACATCGCGCTGACCAACGTTGCGCTCGACCTGATCGGGCAGGCGCGCGCGCTCTATACCTATGCCGGCGAGGCCGAGGGGGCAGGGCGCGACGAGGATCAGTTCGCCTATCTGCGCGATGCCGAGGGCTTCCGCAACGTGCTCCTCGTCGAGCAGCCGAACGGCGACTTTGCCGTCACCATCCTGCGCCAGTTTCTCTATTCCGCGTTCATGCTGCCCTATTGGCGCAAGCTGATGGCCTCGAAGGACGAGACCCTGGCGGCCATCGCGGCCAAGGCGGAGAAGGAAGTGGCCTATCACGTGCGCCACTCCGCCGAATGGGTGATCCGCCTGGGCGACGGTACGCCGGAGAGCCAGGAACGCCTGAAAGATGCGCTGGCGGATCTGTGGATGTTCACCGGCGAGATGTTCGAGGTCGACGACGCCGACCGGGCCCTTATCGAGCGCGGTATTGCCGTCGATCCGGCCGATATCCGTCCCGAGTGGGAGAAGACCGTCGACGAGATCTTCGCCGAGGCCGGCCTGACGCGGCCGGAAGACGGCTGGATGCAGACCGGCGGGCGCGGCGGACAGCATACCGAGCACCTGGGCCACATGCTCTCCGAGCTGCAGTTCCTGCAGCGCGCCTATCCGGGCGCGACCTGGTAG
- the paaD gene encoding 1,2-phenylacetyl-CoA epoxidase subunit PaaD produces MASDTNVVERTGMERRAWQAAATVTDPEIPVLTIADLGVLRDVHVDEASGAVTADITPTYSGCPAMNMIAVSVDVALRNAGFKDVKVNTVLSPAWTTDWLTEEGREKLKTYGIAPPSGQTGRHALFGQDEVQCPHCGSEETERLAEFGSTACKALWRCTACGEPFDYFKCH; encoded by the coding sequence ATGGCGAGCGACACCAACGTCGTTGAGCGGACCGGTATGGAGCGCCGCGCCTGGCAGGCGGCTGCGACCGTCACCGATCCCGAAATCCCGGTGCTGACCATCGCCGACCTCGGCGTCCTGCGGGACGTGCACGTCGACGAGGCATCCGGAGCGGTCACCGCCGACATCACGCCCACCTACAGCGGCTGCCCGGCGATGAACATGATCGCCGTCTCGGTCGACGTCGCGCTCCGCAACGCCGGCTTCAAGGACGTGAAGGTGAACACGGTCCTGTCGCCGGCCTGGACGACCGACTGGCTCACCGAAGAAGGCCGCGAGAAGCTGAAGACATACGGGATTGCGCCGCCCTCCGGACAGACCGGCCGCCACGCGCTGTTCGGTCAGGACGAGGTTCAGTGCCCGCACTGCGGGTCGGAGGAGACCGAGCGGCTCGCCGAATTCGGCTCGACTGCCTGCAAGGCGCTGTGGCGCTGCACGGCCTGCGGCGAGCCTTTCGACTATTTCAAGTGTCATTAG
- the paaE gene encoding 1,2-phenylacetyl-CoA epoxidase subunit PaaE: MSPRFHTLTVKDVRRETPDAVSIAFDVPSDLQDAYHYEPGQYLTLKTDIDGSEVRRSYSICSGVDDGEIRVAVKKVDGGVFSTFANEGLSAGVPLDVMTPMGRFVVPVDPTAEKVYVALAAGSGITPIMAQIKTILAREPKSRFFLFYGNRTAQSILFKDEIEDLKDRFLQRLSVVHVLSGEAQDVPILSGRLEPDKVKAFLTHVMPAANVDHFLVCGPGLMIEGARKVLEELQVPEEKVHVELFTPAGSEITSAPPVRKKPVVEDGESRSAEVIQDGTSTNLSVKDGETIIDAAIRAGIDLPYSCKGGMCCTCRAKVLEGEVTMDVNYSLEPWELEAGFVLTCQSHPTTDKVVLDYDAM, encoded by the coding sequence ATGTCGCCGCGTTTTCACACCCTCACTGTCAAGGACGTGCGCCGCGAGACGCCGGATGCGGTCTCCATCGCCTTCGACGTGCCGTCCGATCTTCAGGACGCGTATCACTACGAGCCCGGCCAGTATCTGACGCTGAAGACCGATATCGACGGTTCGGAAGTCCGCCGGTCCTATTCGATCTGCTCCGGCGTTGACGACGGCGAGATCCGCGTGGCGGTGAAGAAGGTGGACGGCGGCGTGTTCTCCACCTTCGCCAACGAGGGGCTGTCCGCCGGCGTCCCGCTGGACGTGATGACGCCGATGGGGCGCTTCGTGGTCCCGGTGGATCCGACGGCGGAGAAGGTCTACGTGGCGCTGGCCGCAGGCTCCGGCATCACCCCGATCATGGCCCAGATCAAGACGATCCTCGCCCGCGAGCCGAAGAGCCGCTTCTTCCTGTTCTACGGCAACCGCACCGCCCAGAGCATCCTGTTCAAGGACGAGATCGAGGACCTCAAGGACCGGTTCCTGCAGCGTCTGTCGGTCGTCCATGTGCTGTCCGGCGAGGCTCAGGACGTTCCGATTCTGTCGGGACGCCTGGAGCCGGACAAGGTGAAGGCCTTCCTCACCCACGTCATGCCGGCCGCGAACGTCGACCATTTCCTCGTCTGCGGTCCGGGGCTGATGATCGAAGGCGCGCGCAAGGTGCTGGAAGAGCTTCAGGTTCCGGAGGAGAAGGTGCACGTGGAGCTGTTCACGCCCGCCGGAAGTGAAATCACCTCCGCTCCGCCGGTCCGCAAGAAGCCTGTCGTGGAAGACGGCGAATCACGCAGTGCCGAGGTGATCCAGGACGGAACCAGCACGAACCTGTCCGTGAAAGACGGTGAAACGATAATTGATGCCGCAATTCGGGCAGGTATCGACCTTCCATATTCCTGCAAAGGCGGCATGTGCTGCACCTGCCGGGCCAAGGTTCTGGAAGGCGAAGTGACCATGGACGTCAACTATTCTCTAGAGCCATGGGAGCTTGAGGCCGGGTTCGTGCTGACCTGCCAGTCCCACCCGACCACCGACAAGGTCGTGCTCGACTACGACGCCATGTAG
- a CDS encoding Gfo/Idh/MocA family protein, with protein sequence MSSPLRAGVIGIGYFGRFHARHYALNPDVTLAAVVDRNHDRAQAIADEYGCEAFTDPADLIGRVDLVSVAVPTANHHAMAGQLLSAGIHCLVEKPIAATLAEADELIALADARNLVLQVGHIERFSAVYRALTERVSRPLFIESVRAGPVRERANDVDVVLDLMIHDIDIVAGLAGAPIETIQAVGMPVVNATSDIANARLTFENGVVATVTANRIAEKVERVMRVYETDRYTVCDFADSRIAEFERTGDLKTDGLAAVRTGEQTIEREDSLANEIAHFVSCVRTGAQPAVGGFAGREALRIAQGVIESVSDHQRRFAAAPAVPAAGPVSAHVEV encoded by the coding sequence ATGTCCAGCCCCCTACGTGCCGGCGTGATCGGCATCGGCTATTTCGGTCGGTTCCACGCACGCCACTATGCCCTCAATCCTGACGTCACCCTTGCTGCCGTGGTGGATCGCAACCACGACCGCGCGCAGGCGATCGCCGACGAATACGGCTGTGAGGCCTTCACCGATCCAGCCGACCTGATCGGACGGGTCGACCTCGTCTCCGTCGCCGTGCCGACCGCGAACCACCACGCGATGGCGGGCCAGCTCCTGTCCGCCGGCATCCATTGTCTCGTCGAGAAGCCGATCGCAGCGACGCTGGCCGAAGCCGACGAGCTGATCGCCCTTGCCGACGCGCGCAACCTGGTTCTGCAGGTCGGACACATCGAACGCTTTTCCGCCGTCTACCGTGCGCTGACGGAGCGGGTGTCCCGTCCGCTCTTCATCGAAAGCGTCCGCGCGGGTCCCGTGCGCGAGCGGGCAAACGACGTCGATGTCGTGCTGGACCTGATGATCCACGACATCGATATCGTCGCCGGCCTGGCCGGGGCGCCGATCGAGACAATCCAGGCGGTGGGCATGCCGGTGGTGAACGCGACGTCCGACATAGCCAACGCGCGGCTCACCTTCGAGAACGGCGTGGTGGCGACGGTCACGGCCAACCGGATCGCCGAAAAGGTCGAACGCGTCATGCGCGTCTACGAGACCGATCGCTACACGGTTTGCGATTTCGCCGATTCCCGGATCGCCGAGTTCGAACGGACCGGCGACCTGAAGACCGATGGTCTCGCGGCTGTTCGAACCGGAGAGCAGACGATCGAGCGGGAAGACAGCCTGGCCAACGAGATCGCCCATTTCGTGTCCTGCGTGCGCACGGGCGCACAGCCCGCCGTCGGCGGCTTTGCCGGGCGCGAGGCGCTCAGGATCGCCCAGGGTGTGATCGAAAGTGTCAGCGACCACCAGCGCCGGTTCGCCGCCGCTCCGGCCGTCCCGGCCGCGGGGCCGGTGTCGGCGCACGTCGAAGTTTAG